The Methanobacterium formicicum genome includes a region encoding these proteins:
- a CDS encoding respiratory chain complex I subunit 1 family protein has protein sequence MDLIYSLIAVIGTLVVAFIVSLFLPGIERKFIHARIQQRVGPPLTSPGIMAPLKFFFKKTITPESSMPRLYNALPLISLIVVVVILLFLIPDMYFAGALASVIALVGFLKVEEIMYMFMGSLSRSVLSVRMPFPDKAKGAAHPEVHQSFFEDLSSLRAFRLIAFGSFPVYIAMFVAVAMTGSIYLQDIIAYQQVHGPVLFSVAGVLGAIVFFIGYMILLNEYPFAILKGKPDVVEGPYLEYAAKYRAYVYITRGFLMFTLATLFSVLFLGIAPNILNPTFIITLIVALLFPMLMAVFSAFSPIFTYKQFYPTVAGVSIIGVVAIIAALL, from the coding sequence ATGGACCTTATATATTCCCTAATAGCAGTAATAGGCACCCTGGTGGTAGCCTTCATTGTGAGCCTCTTCTTACCAGGCATTGAACGGAAATTTATTCACGCCAGGATACAACAGAGGGTAGGCCCACCACTCACCAGTCCGGGGATCATGGCCCCCCTCAAGTTCTTCTTTAAGAAGACCATAACTCCCGAGTCATCAATGCCCCGGTTGTACAATGCACTGCCCTTAATAAGCCTTATAGTTGTGGTAGTTATCCTGTTGTTCCTCATCCCCGACATGTACTTTGCCGGGGCACTGGCCAGTGTTATTGCCCTGGTGGGATTTTTGAAGGTGGAAGAAATAATGTACATGTTCATGGGAAGCCTTTCCCGATCCGTGCTCTCCGTACGCATGCCCTTCCCAGATAAAGCCAAGGGAGCTGCCCACCCGGAAGTACACCAATCATTCTTCGAAGATTTGAGCAGTCTCCGGGCCTTCCGGTTAATTGCCTTCGGATCCTTCCCGGTGTACATTGCCATGTTCGTGGCTGTGGCCATGACTGGAAGTATCTATCTCCAGGATATCATCGCCTACCAGCAGGTACACGGACCCGTACTGTTTTCTGTGGCCGGAGTACTGGGAGCAATTGTATTCTTCATTGGCTACATGATCCTACTAAACGAATACCCCTTCGCCATATTGAAGGGCAAACCAGACGTAGTCGAAGGACCCTACCTGGAATACGCCGCAAAATATCGGGCCTATGTTTACATAACCCGTGGATTCCTGATGTTCACCCTGGCCACACTGTTCTCTGTCCTGTTCCTGGGAATAGCCCCTAACATCCTGAACCCGACCTTCATCATAACCCTGATTGTGGCCCTCCTGTTCCCCATGCTCATGGCAGTGTTCAGTGCATTCTCTCCCATATTCACCTACAAACAGTTCTACCCCACTGTTGCCGGGGTTTCCATCATAGGGGTGGTGGCCATAATCGCAGCTTTACTTTAA
- the ehbP gene encoding energy-converting hydrogenase B subunit EhbP → MKIVIRPLHIMSLGGYIVETDFPYRNVIVVNPTEEPIKLEVPVFDAEWLEEQRKLGLELTPLTEEDNYLSKFRKAKAKLEKLKAEKGIKVE, encoded by the coding sequence ATGAAAATCGTAATAAGGCCCCTGCACATTATGAGTTTAGGGGGTTACATTGTGGAAACTGATTTTCCTTACAGGAACGTAATCGTGGTAAACCCCACAGAAGAACCAATAAAACTGGAAGTTCCAGTGTTTGATGCAGAGTGGCTGGAAGAGCAGCGGAAACTGGGACTGGAACTAACTCCTTTAACTGAGGAAGACAACTATTTGAGCAAATTCCGCAAGGCCAAGGCCAAACTGGAAAAATTAAAGGCGGAAAAAGGAATAAAGGTAGAATAA